In a single window of the Streptomyces sp. NBC_00353 genome:
- a CDS encoding MFS transporter: MERSLRTGRLVTTAYFALNGFVLGMWVVHIPAVERHVGISHAVLGWLLLLLGAGAFAGMRITGPLTDRWGARTVVPLSAALCSAAVVLPGLATDAWTLGAALALLGLGNGCLDVSMNAHAIQVERGYRRPVMSAFHATFSIGGVLAALLGARTLSWGWSPAVTLGSVAVLGLAVAALAARGLLPTEHTPSSAAEAPAGVTQPVHRTSRRIWALAALALMLMLCEGVANDWSTLHLRDVLNASAAVAALAYGAFSTAMTIGRLLADRVAMRFGPVAILRYGAALAAVGLTTATFSTSIPLALAGWAVFGAGLSGCIPQLFSAAGHADPGAAGTNVSRVAGLGYLGMLAGPAVIGPLTHFMPLNLTFLLPLGFCVVAVCSAHVLRSPHTAPSRLEAETA; encoded by the coding sequence ATGGAGAGATCGCTGCGGACCGGCCGACTGGTCACGACCGCCTACTTCGCCCTGAACGGCTTCGTCCTGGGGATGTGGGTCGTCCACATCCCTGCCGTCGAGCGCCACGTCGGCATCAGTCATGCCGTGCTCGGCTGGCTACTCCTGCTCCTGGGCGCGGGAGCCTTCGCGGGGATGCGGATCACGGGCCCGCTCACCGATCGCTGGGGCGCCCGCACCGTCGTACCGCTGAGCGCGGCACTGTGCAGCGCAGCCGTGGTCCTGCCGGGCCTGGCCACGGACGCGTGGACGCTGGGAGCGGCACTTGCGCTGCTCGGACTCGGCAATGGCTGTCTGGACGTCAGCATGAACGCCCACGCCATCCAGGTCGAGCGGGGCTACCGACGCCCCGTCATGTCCGCCTTCCACGCCACGTTCTCCATCGGCGGCGTCCTTGCCGCGCTGCTTGGCGCGCGCACGCTCAGCTGGGGCTGGAGCCCGGCGGTGACCCTCGGCTCAGTGGCCGTTCTCGGTCTCGCCGTGGCCGCGCTCGCCGCCCGCGGGCTCCTGCCGACCGAGCACACCCCCTCGTCTGCCGCGGAGGCCCCCGCCGGTGTGACGCAACCGGTGCACCGGACATCCCGCCGCATCTGGGCGCTGGCCGCGCTCGCGCTGATGCTCATGCTCTGCGAAGGCGTGGCCAACGACTGGAGCACTCTGCATCTGCGGGATGTCCTGAACGCCTCCGCCGCCGTCGCCGCTCTCGCCTATGGTGCGTTCTCGACCGCCATGACCATCGGTCGACTGCTGGCCGACCGAGTGGCCATGCGCTTCGGGCCGGTGGCCATCCTCCGCTACGGGGCGGCCCTGGCCGCGGTCGGCCTGACGACGGCCACGTTCTCCACGTCGATCCCGCTGGCCCTGGCCGGCTGGGCCGTGTTCGGGGCCGGACTGTCCGGCTGCATCCCTCAGCTCTTCAGCGCCGCAGGCCACGCCGATCCGGGCGCCGCCGGAACGAATGTCTCGCGCGTCGCCGGCCTGGGCTATCTCGGCATGCTCGCCGGCCCCGCCGTCATCGGACCGCTGACGCATTTCATGCCGCTCAACCTGACCTTTCTGCTGCCTCTCGGCTTCTGCGTCGTGGCCGTGTGCTCAGCCCACGTACTCCGCTCGCCGCATACCGCTCCCAGCCGTCTGGAGGCCGAGACGGCCTGA
- a CDS encoding peptidase inhibitor family I36 protein: MKLAKFFAAAAVAGMSIAGLAAPASATEHNGVCESGEFCLWYNPNYANGIWDMYYADLNLNDNYFIGNSSQRVGNNSASAKNRDSLRWYVYFGTNKTGTSGWYDSGEVNSQMTNFRNQIESASY, encoded by the coding sequence ATGAAGCTGGCCAAGTTCTTTGCTGCCGCGGCTGTGGCTGGAATGTCCATTGCCGGTCTTGCGGCCCCCGCGAGCGCCACGGAGCACAATGGCGTGTGCGAGTCGGGCGAGTTCTGCCTCTGGTACAACCCGAACTATGCGAACGGCATCTGGGACATGTACTACGCGGACCTCAACCTCAACGACAACTACTTCATCGGCAACTCCAGCCAGCGGGTCGGCAACAACTCCGCCTCGGCCAAGAATCGGGACTCCCTGCGGTGGTACGTCTACTTCGGGACGAACAAGACCGGTACGTCCGGCTGGTACGACTCCGGTGAGGTCAACTCGCAGATGACGAACTTCCGGAACCAGATCGAGTCCGCCTCGTACTGA
- a CDS encoding ArsR family transcriptional regulator, producing MLRIHFSGPDLGRTRLTAEPDPLWETAASLHRLQTKRGRGTYAAWLRFACEKLNDPALARTVRHLLLPLFPRAAYFPDFLTPAAASEGLSPGLEAIRATPSARVSAELDQLTRVVTATPRGLTRLAAAEHRNELTAGLRAYYDALIAPHEATIRTRIEAERVFRTRSLLGRGVEDMLSGLGPGFRWRSPVLEADHPTVDADLHLGGRGLRLVPSYFCWGSAVVLADPELPPVLVYPMRHERVAAAADIADGDTVPLTTLLGRTRALVLRASATGATGSELARSLGISPGTVTFHTQALRDSQLIASVRYATTVLHTLTPLGLALLAANATRARANGIGRRPSRPVAGMDLDHE from the coding sequence GTGCTCCGCATTCACTTCTCCGGACCCGATCTCGGCCGGACCCGCCTGACCGCCGAGCCCGATCCCCTGTGGGAGACAGCGGCCTCACTCCACCGCCTGCAGACCAAGCGCGGCCGCGGGACCTACGCCGCCTGGCTGCGCTTCGCCTGCGAAAAGCTGAACGATCCCGCACTGGCGCGCACGGTGCGGCATTTGCTGCTGCCACTGTTTCCGCGCGCCGCCTACTTCCCGGATTTCCTCACCCCCGCCGCCGCCAGCGAGGGGCTTTCTCCCGGTCTCGAAGCCATCCGCGCCACCCCGTCCGCCCGGGTGTCGGCCGAACTCGACCAGCTGACCAGAGTGGTGACCGCGACTCCGCGCGGACTGACCCGGCTGGCCGCCGCTGAGCACAGGAACGAGCTGACCGCAGGGCTGAGGGCGTACTACGACGCGCTCATCGCGCCGCACGAGGCGACCATTCGCACCCGCATCGAGGCCGAGCGGGTCTTCCGCACCCGTTCCCTGCTGGGAAGAGGAGTCGAGGACATGCTGTCCGGCCTGGGGCCGGGCTTTCGCTGGCGCAGCCCCGTCCTCGAGGCGGACCACCCCACCGTCGACGCGGACCTGCATCTGGGCGGCAGAGGACTGCGGTTGGTGCCCTCGTACTTCTGCTGGGGTTCAGCCGTGGTGCTGGCGGACCCCGAGTTACCGCCCGTACTGGTCTACCCCATGCGCCACGAGCGGGTGGCCGCAGCGGCAGACATCGCCGACGGCGACACCGTCCCGCTGACCACGCTGCTGGGCCGCACTCGCGCACTCGTACTGCGCGCCTCCGCCACGGGGGCCACCGGGAGTGAACTCGCCCGTTCTCTGGGCATATCCCCCGGCACCGTCACCTTCCACACCCAGGCGCTGCGCGACTCGCAACTGATCGCCAGCGTCCGCTACGCGACCACCGTGCTGCACACACTCACCCCGCTCGGTTTGGCCCTGCTCGCCGCCAACGCGACCCGGGCCAGGGCCAATGGCATCGGTCGTCGGCCCTCGAGGCCTGTCGCAGGAATGGATCTCGATCACGAATAG
- a CDS encoding DeoR/GlpR family DNA-binding transcription regulator encodes MASTDRLRRITEAVREAGSAGVAELAALTGASEMTIRRDLETLAEQGILERYRGGARSLLLRGDEPPFGLRATEGLEAKRRIASEVAGLIADGESVVLDSGTTCLEVARALEHRRLTVMPLSLHAVNALTGAPDLTLLVPGGRPRRGELALTGPLAEASLAALRFDTAVIGCCGLNAANGLTAYDLDDAATKRAAIASARRVIAVTDGAKFSRTALAFVAPATALHAVVTDETAPEGEVDALAAAGVHVRQV; translated from the coding sequence GTGGCGAGTACGGATCGACTGAGACGGATCACCGAGGCGGTACGCGAAGCGGGCAGTGCCGGCGTCGCGGAGCTGGCTGCCCTGACCGGCGCGTCGGAGATGACCATCCGCCGTGACCTGGAGACCCTGGCCGAGCAGGGCATCCTGGAGCGGTACCGAGGGGGAGCGAGGAGCCTGCTGCTGCGCGGCGACGAACCCCCCTTCGGGCTGCGGGCGACTGAGGGACTGGAGGCCAAGCGACGCATTGCCTCCGAGGTCGCCGGGCTGATCGCCGACGGGGAATCCGTGGTCCTCGACAGCGGCACCACCTGCCTGGAAGTGGCCCGCGCGCTGGAACACCGGCGCCTGACGGTCATGCCGCTTTCCCTGCACGCGGTGAACGCACTGACCGGAGCGCCGGACCTCACGCTGCTGGTGCCGGGCGGCCGCCCCCGGCGGGGCGAACTCGCACTCACCGGCCCGCTCGCCGAGGCGTCGCTGGCCGCCCTGCGTTTCGACACCGCGGTCATCGGCTGCTGCGGACTGAACGCGGCGAACGGCCTGACCGCGTACGACTTGGACGACGCCGCCACCAAGCGGGCCGCCATCGCATCGGCCCGCCGGGTCATCGCGGTCACGGACGGCGCGAAGTTCTCCCGTACCGCCCTTGCCTTTGTCGCACCCGCCACCGCACTGCACGCCGTTGTCACCGACGAGACCGCGCCCGAGGGCGAGGTCGACGCACTGGCTGCGGCGGGCGTGCACGTGCGACAGGTATGA
- a CDS encoding NAD(P)H-dependent amine dehydrogenase family protein has product MISTVVWGTGNVGRAAIRAVEAHPALELTAVLVHNPDKVGRDAGELGGLGRPLGVVANDDVDAVLATGPRAVVYAASGDIRPDEALADISRAIRTGAVVVTPALYALYDQLGAPPELREPVLAAIADGGGSLFVSGVDPGWGNDVLPLLISGLGTSIDVIRCQEIFDYSTYEQEESVRYLVGMGQPMEYEPLMLAPTVPTMVWGGQIRLMARALGVELDDIRETLDRRALDATVSTRTMGSFEAGTQGAVRFEVQGIVGGEPRIVIEHITRIHPSCAPDWPTPPDGDGAHRVIIEGRPRIEVTVEATDEDENRSAGGNATAVGRLVSAIDWLVNAEPGLYDALDVPLRPAVGRLGRREP; this is encoded by the coding sequence ATGATTTCCACGGTTGTCTGGGGCACGGGCAACGTCGGCCGCGCCGCAATCCGCGCTGTCGAGGCCCATCCGGCGCTCGAGCTCACCGCCGTGCTCGTCCACAACCCCGACAAGGTGGGACGTGACGCGGGCGAGCTCGGTGGGCTCGGTCGTCCGCTGGGGGTCGTGGCGAACGACGACGTCGATGCCGTGCTGGCCACCGGTCCCCGGGCCGTGGTCTACGCCGCGTCCGGCGACATCCGCCCCGACGAGGCCCTCGCCGACATCAGCAGGGCGATCCGGACCGGGGCCGTGGTCGTCACCCCCGCGCTGTACGCCCTGTACGACCAGCTGGGCGCCCCGCCGGAGCTGCGGGAACCGGTGCTGGCCGCCATCGCGGACGGTGGCGGTTCGCTGTTCGTCTCCGGTGTCGATCCCGGCTGGGGCAATGACGTGCTCCCGTTGCTGATCAGCGGACTCGGCACCTCCATCGACGTGATCCGCTGTCAGGAGATCTTCGACTACTCCACCTACGAGCAGGAGGAATCGGTCCGGTACCTGGTCGGCATGGGCCAGCCGATGGAGTACGAGCCGCTGATGCTCGCACCGACCGTCCCGACCATGGTGTGGGGTGGACAGATACGGCTGATGGCCAGGGCTCTGGGGGTCGAACTCGACGACATCCGCGAGACGTTGGACCGGCGCGCGCTCGACGCCACGGTGAGCACCAGGACGATGGGCTCGTTCGAGGCCGGCACCCAGGGCGCGGTGCGGTTCGAAGTGCAGGGCATCGTCGGGGGCGAACCCCGCATCGTCATCGAGCACATCACGCGCATTCACCCCTCCTGCGCACCGGACTGGCCGACGCCGCCCGACGGTGACGGCGCACATCGAGTGATCATCGAGGGCCGCCCGCGCATCGAGGTCACGGTCGAGGCCACCGACGAGGACGAGAACAGATCCGCGGGCGGGAACGCGACCGCGGTGGGCCGGCTCGTGAGCGCCATCGACTGGCTCGTGAACGCGGAACCAGGACTCTACGACGCGCTCGACGTCCCGCTGCGCCCCGCAGTCGGCAGGCTCGGAAGGAGAGAACCATGA